Below is a window of bacterium DNA.
TCAAGCTCCCGCGTCTAAATGAGTTAGCCGTACGCTATGCCGCCCCGGGCCCCCGCCGCCCGACGTACTGTTTCGGCACGCGGCAACGCCGGAGGGAGGGAGCGAGATGACGATCGGAGTCTTGGGACTCGGGAATCTGGGTCGGGCGGTCGCCGAGCGCTTCGCGGCGGGCGGTCGGCCGTTGATCGTCTGGAACCGCACGGAAGAGAAGGCCGAGGGGCTTCCAGCCGCCATCGCGGCCGGCCCCGCCGATCTGGTCACGGAAGTGGACGTCGTCGTCGTCTCCCTTTTCGACAGCGACGCGGCGCAGGCGGTCTTCGAGGGGCGCGACGGCCTGCTCGCGGGGGCGGTCGCGGGGAAGCTGGTCATCGACCTGACGACGCACGACGCGCGCCGGATCGAGTGGTTCGCCGGCGCGGTCAAGGAACGGGGCGGCGCCTACATCGAGGCGCCGGTGCTCGGCAGCGCGCCGATGGCCCGCCGCGGGATGCTCACGGTGCTGGCCGGCGGCGCTCCCGGCGACTTCGCGCGCGCCCTGCCGCTGCTCGAGGTGATCGGGCGGGACGTCCTCTATCTCGGGCGGATCGGCGAGGCCACGCGGCTCAAGCTGATCAACAACCTCGTCCTCGCCGGCTACATGGCCGCGCTGGGCGAGGCGCTCGCGCTCGGCGAACGGCTCGGCCTGACGCGGGAGCGGGTGATCGACGTCCTCGGGCGCGGCGCGGGGAACGGCTCGGTCCTCAGTTCGAAGAAGGGGAAGCTGGAGGCGGACGACTTCTCGCCGAACTTCAGCGTGAACGGCCTGCTCAAGGACCTGCGCTACATCGAGGGACTGGCGGAGGACGTCGGGCGGCCGCTCGTCGCCGGGCGCGTGGCGCACGAGCTGTACGAGAAGACGCTCGAGGCCGGGCAGGGGGAGATGGACTACTCGGTCGTCTACGAGACATTCAAGGCCTAGACGCGGCGCCGCTCGTCCGGCGCGTCGAAAGGGCCGCGCCCGGGGCGGCGGCCGCGCGCCTCGTCCGCTCGCCGTCCGCGCGGGCGCGGGAGACGCGG
It encodes the following:
- a CDS encoding NAD(P)-dependent oxidoreductase; translated protein: MTIGVLGLGNLGRAVAERFAAGGRPLIVWNRTEEKAEGLPAAIAAGPADLVTEVDVVVVSLFDSDAAQAVFEGRDGLLAGAVAGKLVIDLTTHDARRIEWFAGAVKERGGAYIEAPVLGSAPMARRGMLTVLAGGAPGDFARALPLLEVIGRDVLYLGRIGEATRLKLINNLVLAGYMAALGEALALGERLGLTRERVIDVLGRGAGNGSVLSSKKGKLEADDFSPNFSVNGLLKDLRYIEGLAEDVGRPLVAGRVAHELYEKTLEAGQGEMDYSVVYETFKA